ATTGGTGGTATTATCTTCTCGTCGGTTTATGATTACTTCAAACATTCAGAAGATATTTATTACTCCGCGGTGGGCGCTTCGGGAGCTGTTTCGGCGGTAGTTTTTTCGAGCATCATCCTTTATCCCAGCGGCAAAATTTCCCTGTTGTTCATCCCAATTGGCATCCCGTCATGGATTTTTGGAATTCTTTACCTGGCTTATTCGGTCTATATGGGCAAACGCGGTCGCGACAACATCGGGCACAACGCACACTTCTGGGGCGCAATCTTTGGCATCGCCTACACCATCGTCATCAATCCGGATTATGTGGCTGCATTTTTCAGTCAGCTGGGAATTGGATTTTAGTGGGGATTATTAATCTAATAGAGGGAAATCGGCAAGTTGTTGTAGTTTGACGTTTCTATGTCCTCCATCGTCGGACGATAGACAGTTACCGTTTGTCCTTCGACTTTCGAGCGCCCGCAGGACCTCGAAACGTCAGGAGTTAGGGTATTCCGAACTTTTTCCTGACTTCGACAATGCGTCACCCTAAATTATTTTTCAAAATTTTTTGTTTTGTTTCCACCTTACAGTCGCCTATATTAGACA
The genomic region above belongs to Bacteroidales bacterium and contains:
- a CDS encoding rhomboid family intramembrane serine protease — translated: MIIIIIAVTAIVSFMAFSNGQLFDKLRFNAYYIKHHRQWYRFLSHALLHADLMHLAINMLVLWSFAGVVMVFFNHDFGQMAVPVFLGLYIGGIIFSSVYDYFKHSEDIYYSAVGASGAVSAVVFSSIILYPSGKISLLFIPIGIPSWIFGILYLAYSVYMGKRGRDNIGHNAHFWGAIFGIAYTIVINPDYVAAFFSQLGIGF